CATCATATCTCAGTAGACTCTAGACTAACAACAATAAATTGACTTCTCAACTAAGATTACTAACAACATGATTATAAACAATTGATGAACAAAATCAAACCAAGATACACAAGAAGTGTAATATACCATAACAAGTAGATACATcaaaacattaatattaaaaattatgaccTTTACGGCCTTGTGAAAACGCCCCATAGCTTCCCTCGACCAATGTTCTCCTGTAACTTTCTCGCACCATCGACCTCCTTTTCAACAAGCTTCTGTAAATACAACAAAGCACCCGAATTCACCATCTCTTTACGACATTTCTTCGAATGGGTTAAAGACGTTAATATCGAAACAGGGTATTTCTTGTCCAAATTCAGTATAGAAGGATCTAATAACTGAACTGCACTCACTATCCCTTTTTGTTCCTTTCTGTAAATCCTTCTATTCCCTGAGCAGATCAACAATACTGATAACGCTTTCGATGCTGCAAGTTTCTCTTCAGTAGCTTTACCATCCAACATTGCGATCAAAGGTGGAATACACCCCGATTCCCCTAATTCCTTTCTTGCTTTCGTGTAAGATCCTAATCGATAAACAGATTTAGCCGATTGTATCCTTACCCCCAACACTCCACAACTTAAAACATTAACAATCCTTTGTATAAATCCATCTGAAATAATGATATCCGCTACACGTTCATCAGACGCTAAAGTTTTCAAAAACTCAACAGCTACTTCCAAACCCCTAAAATCTATACCCGAATCCCAAAACGTTTTTAAACAATCAATCACGCCTTTTTTAACAATCAACAGTTTCAAATTATCATCATCTCTAACTAAATTACTCAAACAAGAAATAGAATACTCTTGAGCCAACAAAGTACCCGAACTAGCAAGTGTCAAAAGTACCGAAATCGCGTCCTCTTCCATAAAATTCTCTCTGGTTTCAACGAAACCAGCGAGATTCCGTAACACGCCAGCTGCAATCGCTTGCGAATTCGGCGTACCTGAATCGCAAATTTCGAGTAACGAACAAATTCCCCCTCTAGATCCAATTGCCCTAGCATTATCCTTAGTATGTGATAAGGATAAAAGTACAATACATGCTTTCTCTTTTGCAAATCCACTACCTGATTCGAGTATTCGAAGTAAATGATGTAACAATAAAAGTCCTTCAGCTATTAATACATGTTTACTCGAATCAACATTTGAAACCCTAGCAATAGCAGTTATGGTTTTCTCTTTAATTTCAGATGTGGAGGTGGAATCCAGTAAGCGCACGAGCACCGGAACCACTCCCTGCGCCACAGCAATTAACACGTGTTTATCATCTTC
This genomic window from Rutidosis leptorrhynchoides isolate AG116_Rl617_1_P2 chromosome 2, CSIRO_AGI_Rlap_v1, whole genome shotgun sequence contains:
- the LOC139892585 gene encoding uncharacterized protein; amino-acid sequence: MKLSENEADVVEASNLQLIQSLLTSIPHTVSFKGKWSLIETKLSDLKSQLSDVTNFPSNSLSVEILRSLSQTLSQALTLSLICHSLHLPSGKLKTQNDVDSISSKLTTHIHDLDILIKNGALDKNDENENDIVSKRESIRVESRNLITRLQIGSTESRNSALDSLLGLLQEDDKHVLIAVAQGVVPVLVRLLDSTSTSEIKEKTITAIARVSNVDSSKHVLIAEGLLLLHHLLRILESGSGFAKEKACIVLLSLSHTKDNARAIGSRGGICSLLEICDSGTPNSQAIAAGVLRNLAGFVETRENFMEEDAISVLLTLASSGTLLAQEYSISCLSNLVRDDDNLKLLIVKKGVIDCLKTFWDSGIDFRGLEVAVEFLKTLASDERVADIIISDGFIQRIVNVLSCGVLGVRIQSAKSVYRLGSYTKARKELGESGCIPPLIAMLDGKATEEKLAASKALSVLLICSGNRRIYRKEQKGIVSAVQLLDPSILNLDKKYPVSILTSLTHSKKCRKEMVNSGALLYLQKLVEKEVDGARKLQENIGRGKLWGVFTRP